A genomic stretch from Methylophilus medardicus includes:
- a CDS encoding porin, whose translation MNLKFRRLLMATLAGGLLTGMAPVAYADSNLDLVQALVSKGVLTEEEGALLMKGRTNEVEVQKKKESKSWTSRVNVRGYVQNRVTAMIGNDGDNAANPVDLWSDRSVGTDDSINSDKNFLIRRARVIIFGDFGDHLSYYIQPDFASSASGTGNIAQLRDAYGDINIDKARVHRVRVGQSKVPYGFENLQSSSNRLAMDRVDALNSAVRDERDTGAFYYYTPENVQALFKEINDKGLKHSGNYGMVGVGLYNGQGANRSDVNDNYHVVARATYPWKTESGQIYEAGVQAYHGLYAVTTGRYNFTGGAIASSATNISSNGGVSSGTAIPFINGGVNGENRNGFKDERVGVSFIMYPQPFGLQAEWNWGTTPGLDIAQNRIEEKHLQGGYVQAMYKIDNFQFLDTNGTLMPFIRWQYFDGYNKAETNAPKNEVNDWELGLEWQLAPEVEIMAEYHHMKRNNLVTGNRAGTQDYQTFSADALRVQVQYNF comes from the coding sequence ATGAATTTGAAGTTTCGTCGTTTGTTGATGGCAACCTTGGCTGGTGGTCTATTAACCGGTATGGCGCCCGTCGCATATGCTGATTCAAACTTAGATCTGGTGCAAGCGTTGGTGAGTAAAGGCGTGTTGACTGAAGAAGAGGGCGCCTTGCTGATGAAGGGCCGCACCAACGAAGTTGAAGTACAAAAAAAGAAGGAATCTAAGAGCTGGACAAGCCGCGTGAATGTTCGCGGTTATGTTCAAAATCGTGTTACCGCAATGATCGGGAATGACGGTGATAATGCTGCCAACCCTGTAGATTTATGGTCTGACCGCTCTGTTGGTACGGATGATTCTATTAACTCGGACAAAAACTTTTTGATTCGTCGCGCACGTGTCATTATTTTTGGTGATTTTGGTGACCATTTAAGCTACTACATTCAGCCGGACTTTGCTTCCTCTGCAAGTGGTACGGGCAACATCGCGCAACTTCGTGACGCTTATGGCGACATTAACATTGATAAAGCCAGAGTACACCGCGTTCGTGTTGGTCAATCAAAAGTACCCTATGGTTTTGAAAACTTGCAGTCATCCTCAAACCGTTTGGCCATGGACCGTGTGGATGCTCTAAACAGTGCGGTGCGTGACGAGCGTGATACCGGTGCTTTCTACTACTACACCCCAGAAAACGTGCAAGCCTTGTTTAAAGAAATCAACGATAAAGGTCTCAAGCATTCAGGCAACTACGGTATGGTGGGTGTCGGTCTTTATAATGGTCAAGGAGCAAACCGCAGCGATGTTAATGACAACTATCATGTTGTAGCACGCGCTACCTACCCTTGGAAAACCGAATCTGGTCAGATTTATGAAGCTGGTGTTCAGGCATACCACGGTCTATACGCAGTCACTACAGGGCGATATAACTTCACTGGTGGCGCGATTGCGAGTTCAGCGACCAATATTAGTTCGAATGGTGGCGTGAGCAGTGGCACTGCCATCCCATTCATAAATGGTGGTGTAAATGGTGAAAATCGTAATGGTTTCAAAGACGAGCGAGTTGGTGTCAGCTTTATAATGTATCCACAACCATTCGGTTTGCAAGCTGAATGGAACTGGGGTACAACTCCCGGTCTGGACATTGCGCAAAATCGTATTGAGGAAAAACATCTGCAAGGCGGCTACGTACAAGCGATGTATAAAATAGATAACTTTCAATTCCTAGATACTAATGGCACTTTGATGCCGTTTATTAGGTGGCAATACTTTGATGGGTACAACAAAGCTGAAACCAATGCACCTAAAAACGAGGTGAATGATTGGGAGTTAGGCTTGGAGTGGCAATTGGCTCCAGAAGTTGAAATCATGGCAGAGTATCATCACATGAAGCGTAACAATCTGGTGACAGGTAATCGTGCTGGTACACAAGATTACCAAACATTCAGTGCAGATGCGTTGCGCGTACAAGTGCAATACAACTTCTAA
- a CDS encoding sulfate ABC transporter substrate-binding protein, with product MTFNKTLIQVIAALAFALPVAASAADVSLLNVSYDPTRELYQDYNDAFAKYWKAKTGDNVTVKQSHGGSGKQARSVIDGLQADVVTLALSYDIDEVGSKGRLFGPDWQKRLPHNSSPYTSTIVFLVRKGNPKNIKDWNDLIKPGTSVITPNPKTSGGARWNYLAAYAYALKQNNNDEAKAKDFLKKVFKNVPVLDSGARGSTTTFVERGIGDVLLAWENEAFLALKELGPDKFDIVVPSLSILAEPPVTVVDKNAKRHGTEAVSKAYLEYLYSEEGQEIAAKNYYRPTLESVAKKYDKQFPKVNLIKIDEVFGGWQKAQKTHFADGGVFDEIYQN from the coding sequence ATGACATTCAACAAGACTTTAATTCAGGTAATTGCAGCGCTCGCCTTTGCATTACCGGTGGCTGCCTCGGCAGCTGACGTCAGCTTGCTCAACGTGTCCTACGATCCGACACGCGAGTTGTATCAAGACTACAACGATGCTTTCGCAAAATACTGGAAAGCCAAAACCGGCGACAACGTGACGGTAAAGCAGTCGCACGGTGGCTCAGGCAAGCAGGCGCGTTCGGTGATTGACGGTTTGCAGGCAGACGTAGTGACACTCGCTTTGTCTTACGATATTGACGAAGTGGGTAGCAAAGGGCGTTTGTTTGGGCCAGACTGGCAGAAACGCTTGCCGCATAACAGCTCGCCTTATACTTCCACCATTGTGTTTTTGGTGCGTAAAGGCAACCCAAAAAATATTAAAGACTGGAACGATTTGATCAAACCAGGCACTTCGGTGATTACGCCTAATCCAAAAACCTCGGGTGGCGCACGCTGGAACTACCTGGCGGCTTATGCTTATGCACTGAAGCAAAATAACAATGACGAGGCCAAAGCCAAAGACTTTTTGAAGAAGGTATTTAAAAACGTACCGGTGCTGGATAGTGGCGCACGCGGATCAACCACGACTTTTGTTGAGCGCGGCATTGGTGATGTGCTGTTGGCTTGGGAAAACGAAGCTTTTCTAGCGTTGAAAGAGTTGGGTCCGGACAAGTTTGATATTGTGGTGCCATCGCTGTCTATCTTGGCGGAGCCGCCGGTGACAGTTGTTGACAAAAATGCCAAGCGTCACGGTACCGAAGCGGTTTCCAAAGCGTATCTGGAATACTTGTATAGCGAAGAGGGGCAAGAGATTGCCGCGAAGAACTACTACCGCCCAACGCTAGAATCCGTGGCCAAAAAATACGACAAACAGTTTCCTAAAGTCAATTTAATCAAGATTGACGAAGTGTTTGGCGGTTGGCAAAAAGCGCAAAAAACCCATTTTGCCGATGGCGGTGTGTTTGACGAGATTTACCAGAATTAA
- a CDS encoding DUF2325 domain-containing protein, which yields MSKALVIGGDRIEGIKQVLQAQGIDKIDHWTGRKPGDVKRELPANVNVIVLVIGWLNHSMMYRIKHVAHKRGLKVVYTRNSADGMQRVLEAA from the coding sequence ATGTCAAAAGCATTAGTCATTGGTGGTGACCGCATTGAGGGTATCAAACAGGTACTGCAAGCACAGGGGATCGATAAGATTGATCACTGGACTGGCAGAAAGCCGGGCGATGTCAAACGTGAGCTGCCTGCAAACGTCAATGTGATTGTGTTAGTGATTGGCTGGCTGAATCATTCGATGATGTATCGTATCAAACATGTGGCCCATAAACGGGGTCTTAAAGTCGTCTACACGCGCAATAGCGCCGATGGGATGCAGCGCGTGCTTGAGGCCGCCTGA
- a CDS encoding sensor histidine kinase, which translates to MGRLFWKLFVAFFLALISTDLIVSNLVEWEFHQSQIFRHDTSSLACPSPALCQSNPSQFKSPATLEKTDVQPKASKRVFSMPLSVVLFSLLSSSVFAGVLAWSISHPIKLLLQHLKSAAEGDLLVRVSPKITASHDEFSELGEAFDLMALRLNNMIKSQSKMLHHVSHELRSPLARIQLSVGLVMQNPKKMQSSLQRVELEAIRMERMISELLEVFRFESGMQKLQKIEVDLKALLTGIVGDVLFEKQDAKLRLEMPETAVVVEGQLELLQRAIDNVIRNAVKYGPENGVVAIELQHSARTGEVILEVQDQGQGVEQQELDQIFRPFVRGRRASQVDGHGIGLAMTKHIVEAHGGFVKATNLSPHGFMIRIHLPTQHDATSDQEPKNWL; encoded by the coding sequence ATGGGCCGCCTGTTCTGGAAGTTATTCGTTGCATTCTTTTTGGCGCTCATCTCCACTGATCTGATTGTCAGTAATCTCGTTGAGTGGGAATTTCATCAGTCGCAAATTTTTAGGCATGACACGTCATCACTGGCGTGTCCCTCTCCGGCACTCTGTCAGTCAAATCCGAGTCAGTTCAAGTCACCAGCCACGTTAGAAAAAACTGACGTTCAACCAAAGGCGTCGAAACGTGTGTTCAGCATGCCGCTTTCTGTCGTTTTATTCAGCCTTCTCTCTAGTTCGGTGTTCGCCGGTGTGTTGGCTTGGTCGATTTCTCATCCGATTAAATTGCTGTTGCAGCATCTCAAAAGCGCAGCCGAGGGGGATCTGTTAGTCAGGGTCAGCCCTAAAATCACCGCCAGTCATGACGAGTTTTCTGAGTTAGGCGAGGCGTTTGATTTAATGGCTTTGCGCTTGAATAACATGATTAAAAGCCAGTCCAAAATGTTGCATCATGTTTCGCATGAATTGCGCTCTCCACTGGCCCGAATTCAGTTATCGGTGGGTTTAGTGATGCAAAACCCCAAGAAAATGCAAAGTTCATTGCAGCGGGTAGAGCTAGAAGCCATTCGCATGGAGCGAATGATCTCTGAGTTGCTAGAAGTTTTTCGCTTTGAATCTGGCATGCAAAAACTACAAAAAATTGAGGTAGATTTAAAAGCCTTGTTGACTGGCATTGTGGGCGATGTGTTATTTGAGAAGCAGGATGCAAAACTGCGTCTAGAGATGCCGGAAACCGCCGTGGTTGTCGAAGGGCAGTTAGAGCTGCTGCAGCGCGCGATCGACAATGTCATTCGCAATGCGGTGAAGTATGGTCCTGAAAACGGCGTCGTTGCCATTGAGTTGCAACACAGCGCCCGCACTGGCGAGGTGATTTTGGAGGTACAAGATCAGGGGCAAGGCGTCGAGCAACAAGAGTTAGATCAAATTTTTAGGCCATTTGTGCGCGGTCGGCGTGCCTCGCAAGTCGACGGACACGGCATTGGCTTGGCCATGACCAAACATATTGTTGAAGCGCATGGCGGTTTTGTCAAAGCGACTAACCTCAGCCCACATGGCTTTATGATTCGTATTCACTTGCCGACACAGCATGATGCGACCAGTGATCAAGAGCCAAAAAATTGGTTATAA
- a CDS encoding alginate export family protein: protein MQLKKISLALATAGLWWLGNGVAFAEEAVQAEAQVEDTEQQKKVKARLAEIKAEEKAAAKAAAGYYVERRSYGTQKETEPPRYVKQLNKTWLKDYDAFADVDWLDIGFEYRARFEHRDNDFRRAQQNIDEPLLLRSRAYVGLKNILDPFRFAVEVQDSRRNHSDYTRSNDTRDVDKADFLQAYLELYFKDSIFGKDDLGNSRPFWVRGGRLAWEAVDRRLIARNEWRNTTNTFQGVRANIGDKKNDWQLEVFGVQPVQRFTDQLDQVDHSQNFYGAIFDWRGLSEYVSIQPYYFLLKQDGSEVKYDANGNSYSDRSVYTAAQQNQAKIDREIHTAGLRVFGVVPGTSWDYDASYIKQWGHQDRFISNTIGYREVDHDAHAYNAEIGYTFNHLWKPRVSAFYGVATGDRTTPSGNDFTANQRFDRLFGFARPWSNDDYIQMENIRTPKVRLEFDPKFTWLENVKVDTGFSWYRLDSASDRWNAGANLRDRTGNSGKDLGKEFDLRVRFPLNQYASLNLGYAHFWAGDFVKNTVQLPANNNDATRSSESDFFYTELTLLGF, encoded by the coding sequence ATGCAGTTAAAGAAAATAAGCCTTGCACTCGCTACCGCAGGGCTTTGGTGGCTAGGAAATGGTGTGGCCTTTGCAGAGGAGGCCGTTCAAGCTGAGGCGCAGGTGGAAGATACTGAGCAACAGAAAAAAGTGAAAGCACGCTTGGCGGAAATTAAAGCGGAAGAAAAAGCCGCCGCAAAGGCTGCCGCTGGCTACTATGTGGAGCGTCGCAGTTATGGCACGCAAAAGGAAACCGAGCCTCCACGTTACGTTAAGCAGCTCAACAAAACTTGGTTGAAAGATTACGATGCCTTTGCAGATGTTGACTGGTTGGACATCGGCTTCGAATACCGTGCGCGTTTTGAGCATCGTGATAACGATTTTCGTCGCGCGCAACAAAATATTGATGAGCCATTACTGCTGCGTTCAAGAGCTTATGTTGGTTTAAAAAATATTCTGGACCCATTCCGTTTTGCGGTGGAGGTTCAAGATTCTCGTCGTAATCATAGTGATTACACACGTAGCAACGATACACGAGATGTGGATAAGGCCGATTTTCTGCAAGCCTATCTGGAGTTGTATTTCAAAGACAGCATTTTCGGTAAGGACGATCTTGGTAACAGCCGTCCCTTCTGGGTACGCGGCGGTCGCCTCGCTTGGGAAGCCGTTGATAGACGCTTGATCGCGCGTAACGAGTGGCGCAACACAACGAATACCTTTCAGGGTGTGCGTGCAAACATCGGTGATAAAAAGAACGATTGGCAACTTGAAGTCTTTGGTGTGCAACCCGTGCAACGCTTTACTGACCAACTAGATCAGGTGGATCACTCACAGAATTTTTATGGTGCTATTTTTGATTGGCGTGGCTTGTCAGAATACGTGTCGATTCAACCTTATTACTTCTTGCTTAAACAAGATGGTAGCGAGGTGAAATACGACGCTAACGGCAATTCATACAGTGACCGCTCTGTTTACACTGCAGCGCAGCAGAATCAGGCCAAAATTGATCGTGAAATTCACACGGCTGGTTTGCGTGTTTTTGGGGTTGTGCCTGGCACAAGCTGGGACTATGACGCGAGCTACATCAAGCAGTGGGGCCACCAGGATCGTTTTATCAGTAATACCATTGGCTATCGTGAGGTTGACCATGATGCCCATGCTTACAACGCTGAAATCGGCTATACCTTTAACCATTTGTGGAAACCTCGCGTCAGTGCCTTTTACGGCGTAGCAACAGGTGATCGCACAACGCCTTCAGGCAACGATTTTACCGCTAACCAGCGTTTTGATCGCTTGTTCGGTTTTGCTCGCCCATGGTCTAACGATGACTATATTCAAATGGAAAACATTCGTACTCCAAAAGTACGTTTAGAGTTCGATCCAAAATTCACTTGGCTTGAAAACGTCAAAGTGGATACCGGTTTTAGTTGGTACCGTTTGGACAGTGCCAGTGATCGTTGGAACGCTGGGGCTAACTTGCGTGATCGTACCGGTAACTCAGGTAAAGACTTAGGCAAAGAGTTTGATTTGCGCGTTAGATTCCCACTCAATCAATATGCTTCATTGAACTTGGGCTATGCGCACTTTTGGGCAGGTGATTTTGTGAAAAACACGGTGCAACTGCCAGCCAATAATAACGATGCCACACGCTCTAGTGAATCAGACTTTTTCTACACCGAACTGACATTATTAGGCTTTTAA
- a CDS encoding YezD family protein, with the protein MSTALNKPDLQTDEAVLAVVAAAIAAVQRDTGYGSIEITVHDGRVTQIERREKVRFDQQIKSKK; encoded by the coding sequence ATGTCTACAGCCTTAAACAAACCAGACTTACAAACCGATGAGGCCGTATTGGCGGTGGTTGCCGCTGCGATTGCAGCTGTGCAGCGCGACACAGGGTATGGTTCGATTGAAATCACGGTCCATGATGGCCGCGTGACGCAAATTGAGCGACGCGAGAAAGTCCGCTTTGATCAACAAATAAAATCCAAAAAGTAG
- the lysS gene encoding lysine--tRNA ligase has product MTAQHSNPDNATASVVDENHVIAERREKLRLLRAQAQTAQTAVFPNDFKPEHKAAALQAAHAESDKETLDPQEIVVVVAGRMMLKRVMGKASFATIQDSSARIQLYIARDEIGEALYESFKHWDMGDILGARGRLFKTRTGELSVHVTELRLLTKSLRPLPEKFHGLQDQEIKYRQRYVDLITSEETRATFKARSKVVAAIRQFMNDNEFLEVETPMLHPIPGGASAKPFITHHNALDMQMFMRIAPELYLKRLIVGGFERVFEINRNFRNEGLSVRHNPEFTMMEFYAAYTDYQWLMHFTEECIRAAAIAANGTAVLSYAGKEVDLSKPFERLTIVGAIQKYAPQYTLEQLNDAAFLRQTLLQFGVKPFDHAGLGALQLSLFEETAESQLWQPTYIIDYPVEVSPLARASDQQPEITERFELFITGREMANGFSELNDAEDQAARFQAQMKAKEAGDQEAMYYDADFIRALEYGMPPTGGCGIGIDRLVMLITDSPSIRDVILFPHMRAEN; this is encoded by the coding sequence ATGACAGCACAACACTCCAACCCAGATAACGCGACAGCATCCGTCGTGGATGAGAATCACGTGATTGCGGAGCGTCGCGAAAAATTACGCTTGTTGCGTGCCCAAGCACAGACTGCGCAAACCGCTGTTTTCCCCAACGACTTCAAACCTGAGCACAAGGCTGCGGCTTTACAAGCGGCTCATGCTGAGAGTGATAAAGAAACGCTAGATCCGCAAGAAATTGTGGTGGTGGTTGCGGGCCGTATGATGCTCAAGCGTGTGATGGGCAAAGCAAGTTTTGCCACGATCCAGGACAGCTCAGCGCGCATTCAGCTGTATATTGCGCGTGATGAAATCGGTGAGGCGCTGTATGAAAGCTTCAAACACTGGGACATGGGCGATATTTTAGGTGCGCGTGGTCGGCTATTTAAAACGCGCACCGGTGAGCTCTCTGTCCACGTGACTGAATTACGCTTGCTGACAAAATCACTGCGTCCATTGCCTGAAAAATTTCATGGTTTGCAGGACCAAGAGATCAAATATCGTCAACGTTATGTGGATCTGATCACCTCAGAAGAAACCCGTGCCACGTTCAAAGCCCGCTCCAAAGTGGTGGCTGCCATTCGTCAATTCATGAATGACAATGAGTTTCTTGAAGTAGAAACGCCCATGTTGCACCCGATTCCGGGTGGTGCGTCTGCCAAGCCTTTTATCACACACCATAATGCGCTTGATATGCAGATGTTCATGCGGATTGCGCCTGAACTGTATTTAAAGCGTTTAATTGTAGGTGGGTTTGAACGGGTATTTGAGATCAACCGTAATTTCCGTAATGAAGGCTTGAGTGTTCGGCATAACCCTGAATTCACCATGATGGAGTTTTATGCCGCTTACACGGACTATCAGTGGCTGATGCACTTTACAGAGGAATGTATCCGTGCAGCCGCCATCGCTGCTAACGGTACTGCGGTGTTGAGTTATGCTGGCAAAGAAGTCGATCTGAGTAAACCATTTGAACGTTTAACGATTGTGGGGGCGATTCAAAAATACGCACCGCAATACACGCTTGAGCAGTTAAATGATGCCGCATTTTTGCGCCAGACTTTGCTGCAGTTTGGTGTTAAGCCGTTTGACCATGCGGGTTTAGGCGCGCTTCAACTGTCATTGTTTGAAGAGACCGCTGAAAGCCAGCTCTGGCAGCCAACTTATATCATTGACTATCCGGTTGAAGTATCGCCATTGGCCCGTGCCTCTGACCAACAGCCAGAAATCACCGAGCGTTTTGAGCTGTTTATTACCGGCCGTGAAATGGCCAATGGTTTTAGTGAGTTAAACGATGCAGAAGACCAAGCCGCACGATTCCAAGCGCAGATGAAAGCCAAAGAAGCGGGTGACCAAGAGGCGATGTACTATGATGCGGATTTCATTCGTGCCCTAGAATATGGTATGCCACCTACCGGCGGTTGCGGCATTGGCATCGACCGTCTAGTCATGTTGATTACTGATAGCCCAAGCATCCGGGATGTGATTTTGTTCCCGCACATGCGCGCAGAGAATTAA
- a CDS encoding EAL domain-containing protein encodes MSPSSIDWSAVSIEACATQRQYMRHRFLRTVQKYAPWLAIASIVSVLLGFPWSHLHHTIELSVLQSTSYLIFITVSLQVIFDTRRGHPWVGWLIGFVLLGFSLQAGWRFSHHAAFNHFSSLQSFSSAVSHGQIATDFTMSLLVITSWGLCQLQYNKVSQAILSIAMLMPVTAVLAQAYGIPDAYGQLSALSCLAGLCCASALLAKQVSQTSMSYLLLLDDTGKHLRWIISLLFVCAIFLGGVGVYFKHDYRLTPLIITLSLISVVSIMTFTYYRKGVMHEQVLPPEDLAFASELEAAIAHQEFYLVYQPQLDLTTGALVGVEALIRWRHPQQGVVPPVKFIGIAEVTGLIVPMGAWVLKAACQQVAAWKDGALSQVKVSVNVSPIQLRSAGFHAYVQQVLRETGLAADRLVIELTESAFVHTDDKGTAHLQALKQLGVKLAIDDFGTGYSCLAYLRDIPGDYLKVDRSFVNDVPGKERSEAVTSAIVVLGKNLHYQIVAEGVETQAQADYLKSLGCDLVQGYLYAKPMEAGVLQQWVRDRQTQPL; translated from the coding sequence ATGTCACCATCCAGTATTGACTGGTCAGCTGTCAGCATTGAAGCATGTGCCACGCAACGGCAATACATGCGGCACCGCTTTCTTCGGACGGTACAGAAATATGCACCATGGCTAGCGATTGCCAGTATTGTGTCGGTGCTGTTAGGTTTTCCATGGAGTCACTTACATCACACCATTGAATTGAGTGTATTGCAAAGCACCAGCTACCTGATTTTTATTACGGTGAGTTTGCAAGTCATTTTCGACACCAGACGTGGACATCCTTGGGTGGGATGGTTGATCGGTTTTGTGTTGCTTGGGTTTTCGTTACAAGCGGGTTGGCGATTCAGTCATCACGCGGCATTTAATCATTTTTCATCTCTGCAAAGTTTTTCGTCTGCAGTCAGTCATGGCCAGATTGCCACCGATTTCACCATGTCACTGCTGGTGATTACCAGCTGGGGCTTGTGTCAACTTCAATATAACAAAGTCAGCCAGGCCATTCTAAGCATTGCCATGCTGATGCCAGTCACTGCGGTGTTGGCGCAGGCTTACGGTATTCCTGATGCCTATGGGCAACTGTCTGCCTTATCTTGTTTGGCTGGCTTGTGCTGCGCATCGGCGCTGTTGGCCAAACAGGTTTCTCAAACGTCCATGAGTTATTTATTGTTGCTGGACGACACAGGCAAACATCTGCGTTGGATTATTAGCTTGCTGTTTGTATGCGCCATTTTTCTTGGTGGCGTGGGCGTTTATTTTAAACATGATTATCGGTTAACCCCTTTGATCATTACGCTTTCACTGATCTCTGTGGTGAGTATCATGACGTTTACCTACTACCGCAAAGGGGTCATGCATGAGCAAGTATTGCCGCCCGAGGATTTGGCCTTTGCCAGCGAACTAGAGGCGGCAATTGCGCATCAGGAGTTCTATCTGGTGTATCAGCCCCAATTGGATTTGACGACCGGGGCGCTGGTTGGGGTGGAGGCCTTGATCCGCTGGCGGCATCCACAACAGGGGGTGGTGCCGCCGGTGAAATTCATTGGGATCGCCGAAGTCACGGGCTTGATTGTGCCCATGGGGGCTTGGGTCTTAAAAGCGGCTTGTCAGCAAGTCGCCGCTTGGAAAGACGGCGCATTAAGTCAAGTCAAGGTGTCAGTCAACGTGTCACCGATTCAGCTACGGTCAGCCGGGTTTCATGCGTATGTTCAGCAAGTATTGCGTGAGACCGGCCTGGCCGCAGATCGCTTGGTGATTGAGTTGACCGAAAGCGCTTTTGTGCATACCGATGACAAAGGCACTGCGCATTTACAGGCGCTCAAGCAATTGGGGGTCAAACTCGCGATTGATGACTTTGGCACGGGTTATTCATGCTTGGCTTATTTGCGAGATATTCCAGGGGATTATCTAAAAGTGGATCGTTCATTTGTCAATGATGTGCCGGGTAAAGAGCGGTCAGAAGCGGTGACCAGTGCCATTGTCGTCTTGGGCAAAAATTTGCATTATCAGATTGTTGCAGAGGGCGTGGAGACCCAGGCACAGGCAGATTATCTGAAGTCACTAGGTTGTGATTTGGTGCAAGGGTATTTGTACGCCAAACCGATGGAAGCAGGGGTATTGCAGCAATGGGTGCGTGACAGACAGACACAGCCGCTATGA
- a CDS encoding putative bifunctional diguanylate cyclase/phosphodiesterase, translating into MSQTGTGEQVAPLSENTTQRQFMRHRLVRKVQDNTHFLAMASMVCGLLGFPHYLLDVDNNVWLAQLLTYLTFILVSYNLLLENGRNNLAMLTMSLVTVSLFVVQLTPYAADFNDTAHLLRIANEVQVHQVSRVAEYAAGALLACLIAISYLFQRSGWLATSQAILCVAVMIPLIPLLGFLCGIARPYGLMPPLATLSGLLCAFGLLARHASHPPMSYLLLMDDHGKQIRFSILLLSFFAIMLARAGVEFGDNMRALPVVVVACILAIIYTMTATYYGKGQTNEQILPAAEMDFASQVETALANQQFFLVYQPQVDFNTGKLKGVEALLRWRHPEKGIISPEKFIRVAELTGLIVPLGKWVMRTACMQAAQWNHDPVLGKIELSVNVSALQLKSGTLVEDILQILDESGLAPHRLVVELTESAFVQDDGDNARIMHRLKEAGIQLAIDDFGTGYSCLSYLRDIPGDYLKVDRSFVMELPGHNKAQAVIRAIVSLGKSLDYRIIAEGIETQAQAEFLKEIGCDIAQGFLFAKPLEPQALLQWVALRQNAES; encoded by the coding sequence ATGAGTCAAACCGGGACTGGCGAGCAAGTTGCGCCACTCAGTGAAAATACAACGCAACGGCAATTTATGCGGCATCGCCTTGTGCGCAAGGTGCAAGATAACACGCATTTTTTAGCCATGGCCAGCATGGTATGCGGCTTGCTAGGCTTTCCGCACTACCTGTTAGATGTCGACAATAATGTCTGGTTAGCCCAGCTGCTGACTTACCTCACGTTTATTTTGGTCAGCTATAACTTGCTGCTCGAAAACGGCCGTAACAATTTAGCCATGCTCACCATGTCATTGGTGACCGTTAGTCTGTTTGTGGTGCAGCTGACCCCTTATGCTGCCGATTTCAACGACACTGCGCATTTATTGCGTATCGCCAACGAGGTGCAGGTGCATCAAGTGTCACGGGTCGCTGAATACGCTGCTGGCGCTTTACTGGCCTGTCTCATCGCCATTTCTTATTTGTTCCAGCGCTCTGGCTGGTTGGCTACCAGCCAAGCCATCCTATGTGTGGCTGTGATGATTCCTTTGATCCCGCTGCTTGGCTTTTTGTGTGGGATTGCGCGTCCGTATGGCCTGATGCCGCCGCTAGCGACACTGAGTGGCTTGCTGTGTGCTTTTGGCTTGCTGGCAAGGCATGCGTCACACCCGCCCATGAGCTATCTGTTGTTGATGGACGATCACGGTAAACAAATTCGTTTTAGTATTTTGTTGTTGAGCTTTTTTGCCATCATGCTGGCGCGCGCAGGGGTTGAGTTTGGCGATAATATGCGGGCATTGCCGGTGGTGGTGGTGGCATGCATCTTGGCCATCATTTACACCATGACAGCGACTTATTATGGCAAAGGGCAAACCAATGAGCAGATATTGCCTGCTGCAGAGATGGACTTTGCCAGTCAGGTAGAGACGGCACTGGCAAACCAGCAGTTTTTTCTCGTCTATCAACCGCAAGTCGACTTCAACACGGGCAAATTAAAAGGGGTTGAGGCACTGTTACGCTGGCGGCATCCCGAAAAGGGCATTATTTCGCCAGAAAAATTTATTCGCGTGGCCGAGTTGACCGGGCTGATTGTGCCGCTGGGTAAATGGGTGATGCGCACCGCTTGTATGCAAGCCGCGCAATGGAACCATGATCCCGTGCTGGGTAAAATTGAGCTGTCAGTGAATGTGTCTGCGTTACAACTCAAATCCGGCACGCTGGTAGAAGATATTCTGCAAATTTTGGATGAAAGTGGCTTGGCACCGCACCGATTGGTGGTCGAGCTCACCGAAAGCGCATTTGTGCAGGACGACGGAGACAATGCGCGCATCATGCATCGCTTAAAAGAGGCCGGCATTCAGCTTGCGATTGACGATTTTGGCACAGGCTATTCATGCTTGTCCTACCTACGGGATATTCCGGGCGATTATCTGAAGGTTGACCGTTCGTTTGTGATGGAATTACCTGGTCATAACAAAGCGCAAGCGGTGATTCGAGCCATTGTCAGTTTAGGTAAGAGTCTGGATTACCGCATTATCGCGGAAGGCATTGAAACCCAAGCGCAAGCAGAGTTTCTCAAAGAAATTGGCTGCGACATCGCACAAGGTTTCTTATTTGCGAAGCCTCTAGAACCGCAGGCCTTATTACAATGGGTAGCCCTGCGTCAGAACGCCGAATCTTAA